In a single window of the Magnolia sinica isolate HGM2019 chromosome 7, MsV1, whole genome shotgun sequence genome:
- the LOC131250550 gene encoding DNA polymerase delta catalytic subunit-like, with product MHFYFILLHALIFCLCGCHEKRDAATAPNVGDRVPYVIIKAAKGAKAYERSEDPIFVLENNIPIDSHYYLENQISKPLLRISDPILKNAEKELLHGSHTRSASISTPSNNGIMKFAKKQLCCIGCKALIRCFHGGANLFDWLDVRHA from the exons atgcatttttattttattttattgcatgCTCTTATTTTCTGCTTGTGTGGTTGTCATGAAAAGCGGGATGCTGCCACTGCTCCAAATGTTGGGGATCGTGTTCCGTATGTTATTATTAAAGCTGCAAAAGGTGCCAAG GCTTATGAAAGGTCGGAGGATCCTATCTTCGTGCTAGAGAATAACATTCCAATTGATTCCCATTACTATCTCGAAAATCAAATTAGCAAG CCGCTTTTGAGAATATCTGATCCCATTCTGAAGAATGCGGAAAAGGAACTTCTCCATGGCAGCCACACAAGATCAGCTTCCATTTCAACTCCTTCAAACAACGGTATCATGAAATTTGCTAAGAAACAACTTTGTTGCATTGGCTGCAAAGCTCTAATCAG GTGTTTTCATGGAGGTGCCAACCTTTTTGATTGGTTGGATGTTAGACACGCTTGA
- the LOC131251968 gene encoding metacaspase-9-like, translating to MAVTNKLALLVGCNYTNNHKVPVENKLHGCINDVNAVQALIRQRFGFQDKNITILTEETEMKPTSYNIMYQLKSLIDAAKPGDTLLFYFSGGGAVVKHTVKNKITDIPAIVPSDLHPITVDFILPKLNLLPDGAFFTFICDSSYSGGLFHNEVQIESNVRDPGSNFRRKTIPSNLLQSHNVFENLAAGISLNNKFLFSSSKANEESVEVYPNGDESKAISAFSNAIQTLLNSPQAVNPSVAGNHLNALYNIWEVAAYTKAVLGILGFDQHPYVNYGDNTAAASFLGGYVA from the exons ATGGCGGTTACGAATAAATTGGCCCTGTTGGTGGGATGCAACTACACCAACAACCACAAGGTACCGGTAGAAAACAAGCTGCATGGGTGCATTAACGACGTGAATGCCGTGCAGGCCCTGATCCGTCAACGCTTCGGCTTTCAGGACAAGAACATTACGATCTTGACCGAAGAGACGGAGATGAAGCCCACGTCTTATAATATTATGTATCAGCTTAAAAGCTTGATCGATGCAGCTAAGCCGGGAGACACATTGTTATTCTACTTCAGTGGGGGTGGGGCGGTGGTTAAACACACGGTTAAGAATAAGATCACAGACATTCCAGCGATCGTTCCTTCCGATCTCCATCCCATTACAG TTGATTTCATCCTGCCTAAACTCAATCTGTTGCCGGACGGGGCATTCTTCACCTTCATATGCGACTCGTCATACAGCGGCGGCCTCTTCCACAATGAAGTTCAGATTGAATCCAATGTCCGTGATCCCGGGTCCAACTTCCGCCGGAAAACCATTCCCTCTAATTTACTTCAGTCTCACAATGTTTTTGAGAACTTGGCAGCAGGCATCTCACTCAACAATAAGTTCCTGTTCAGCAGCTCGAAGGCGAACGAGGAATCGGTGGAAGTGTATCCAAACGGCGATGAGTCAAAGGCAATCAGCGCATTCAGCAATGCGATCCAGACATTGTTGAACTCGCCCCAAGCAGTGAATCCGTCCGTAGCAGGGAATCATCTCAATGCGCTGTACAACATTTGGGAGGTAGCTGCATATACTAAGGCAGTGTTGGGCATTCTAGGGTTCGATCAACACCCGTACGTCAACTACGGTGACAATACTGCGGCTGCATCTTTCCTGGGCGGCTATGTGGCCTAG